From uncultured Roseateles sp., the proteins below share one genomic window:
- the glnL gene encoding nitrogen regulation protein NR(II) — MSDDPVRDSHPHFQAFDLLTTMIAIVGADGQCLFANAAFETNLGLSRRAMLKSNLFDTFTDPKTVRDTVSAVAQNQFSNSRFEGQLRRGASLHTDLLPVHVIVTQMDGPSQVLLELIEIEQQTRQDREERALGQAQATKELIRNLAHEIKNPLGGIRGAAQLLAMDLESPELTEYTDVIVHEADRLQSLVDRLLAPHRNAQVVGDVNIHEVCERVRSLVLVEHPRGLKIVRDYDTSLPDFRGDREQLIQAVLNIVQNAAQALTERIAAGDACIVLRTRVARQVTLGKQRWRLALELHVEDNGPGVPPDIRDRIFYPLVTGRDGGSGLGLTLAQTFVQQHQGTIACDSEPGRTDFLITLPLP; from the coding sequence ATGAGCGACGATCCGGTCCGCGACAGCCATCCCCACTTCCAGGCGTTCGATCTGCTGACGACGATGATCGCCATCGTCGGTGCCGATGGCCAGTGCCTGTTCGCCAATGCGGCCTTCGAGACCAATCTGGGTCTGTCGCGCCGGGCGATGCTGAAGAGCAATCTGTTCGACACCTTCACCGACCCCAAGACCGTGCGCGACACGGTCAGTGCGGTGGCGCAGAACCAGTTCTCGAACAGCCGCTTCGAGGGCCAGCTGCGGCGCGGCGCCAGCCTGCACACCGATCTGCTGCCGGTGCATGTGATCGTCACGCAGATGGACGGTCCCAGCCAGGTCTTGCTGGAGCTGATCGAGATCGAGCAGCAGACCCGCCAGGACCGCGAGGAGCGGGCGCTGGGCCAGGCCCAGGCGACCAAGGAGCTGATTCGCAATCTGGCGCACGAGATCAAGAACCCGCTGGGCGGCATACGCGGCGCGGCCCAGCTGTTGGCGATGGACCTGGAGTCGCCCGAGCTGACCGAGTACACCGATGTGATCGTCCACGAGGCCGACCGCCTGCAGTCGCTGGTGGACCGGCTGCTGGCGCCGCACCGCAATGCCCAGGTGGTGGGCGACGTCAACATCCACGAGGTCTGCGAGCGGGTGCGCTCGCTGGTGCTGGTCGAGCACCCGCGCGGGCTGAAGATCGTGCGCGACTATGACACCTCGCTGCCGGACTTTCGCGGCGACCGCGAGCAGCTGATCCAGGCAGTGCTCAACATCGTGCAGAACGCCGCCCAGGCGCTCACCGAGCGCATTGCGGCCGGGGATGCTTGTATCGTTCTGCGCACACGCGTCGCGCGCCAGGTGACTTTGGGCAAACAACGCTGGCGCCTGGCATTGGAATTGCATGTAGAGGACAACGGCCCGGGTGTACCCCCGGACATCCGCGATCGCATTTTCTATCCCTTGGTGACAGGGCGCGACGGCGGCTCTGGCTTGGGGCTCACACTGGCGCAGACCTTCGTCCAGCAACATCAGGGGACGATCGCCTGTGACAGCGAACCAGGACGGACCGATTTTCTGATCACCTTGCCCTTGCCCTGA